The following are encoded in a window of Saccharothrix longispora genomic DNA:
- a CDS encoding DUF418 domain-containing protein, with amino-acid sequence MGGRITALDVLRGVAILGTFGTNVWVFTHPQGASGFLADFGSGLGDDWGDTVDSLLRMLANGKFLGLLSIMFGIGLAIQHASAVRRGQRWPGWYLWRSALLLFEGLLHYVLVFEFDVLMFYAVVSVLVAFLVGRSSRAQTGWMVAMGLLNLAVVGLITVALLSGGTTTGDPGFVVTTDSWWGGVQDRVTYFAVFRAEGVLVLPLSAVLFLAGARLFTAGALEDSARGARLQRRLVVWGLGVGVPLNVATTLAGPDWFAVDRYVCAPLVAFGLLGGITALVNRMRAEPGALRGGLTAVGRSALTCYVGQNVIASALCYQWGLGLARRWGHLGAPFTAGVWVLVSALLVAGASWWMRRFPRGPVEALWDLAYRAPQRRVGRARRVGR; translated from the coding sequence ATGGGCGGACGCATCACCGCACTCGACGTGCTGCGCGGGGTGGCGATCCTGGGCACCTTCGGCACGAACGTGTGGGTCTTCACCCACCCGCAGGGGGCTTCGGGCTTCCTGGCGGACTTCGGCTCGGGGCTCGGCGACGACTGGGGCGACACCGTCGACTCGCTGCTCCGCATGCTCGCCAACGGCAAGTTCCTCGGGCTGCTGTCGATCATGTTCGGCATCGGCCTGGCGATCCAGCACGCGTCCGCCGTGCGGCGCGGGCAGCGGTGGCCCGGCTGGTACCTGTGGCGGTCGGCCCTGCTGCTGTTCGAGGGGCTGCTGCACTACGTGCTGGTCTTCGAGTTCGACGTGCTCATGTTCTACGCGGTCGTCTCGGTGCTGGTGGCGTTCCTGGTGGGACGGAGCTCCCGCGCGCAGACCGGGTGGATGGTCGCGATGGGGTTGCTGAACCTCGCGGTCGTCGGCCTGATCACGGTCGCACTGCTGTCCGGCGGCACGACGACCGGCGACCCCGGCTTCGTGGTGACGACGGACAGCTGGTGGGGCGGCGTCCAGGACCGCGTGACGTACTTCGCGGTCTTCCGCGCGGAAGGGGTCCTGGTGCTGCCGCTGAGCGCCGTGCTGTTCCTGGCGGGGGCGCGGCTGTTCACGGCGGGCGCGCTGGAGGACTCGGCCCGCGGCGCGCGCCTCCAGCGGCGCCTGGTGGTGTGGGGCCTGGGCGTCGGCGTGCCGCTGAACGTCGCCACCACCCTCGCGGGGCCGGACTGGTTCGCCGTGGACCGCTACGTGTGCGCGCCACTGGTGGCGTTCGGCCTGCTCGGCGGCATCACCGCGCTGGTCAACCGGATGCGCGCCGAACCGGGCGCGTTGCGCGGTGGCCTGACGGCGGTGGGCAGGTCGGCCCTGACCTGCTACGTCGGCCAGAACGTGATCGCGTCCGCGCTCTGCTACCAGTGGGGGCTCGGCCTGGCGCGGCGGTGGGGCCACCTGGGCGCGCCGTTCACCGCAGGCGTGTGGGTGCTGGTCTCGGCGTTGTTGGTGGCGGGGGCGTCCTGGTGGATGCGCCGCTTCCCGCGCGGCCCCGTGGAAGCGCTGTGGGACCTGGCCTACCGCGCACCGCAACGGCGCGTCGGGCGGGCCCGGCGGGTCGGGCGGTGA
- a CDS encoding maleylpyruvate isomerase N-terminal domain-containing protein: protein MGDVSDQWAAVREVLPVVTARFADLVEAHDPAAPATAEWTVADTAAHVVTIASLYTTLLAPEPEVADPVIAARIPTVTVDTVADINTLVLGRFHERNPAALAATLRSSVATVLDLTTRTDPERTVPWLGASRVPVGGVLAHLVNEMLIHGWDIARAVGAPWPIPAREAAPFFDLFIVGMIRNDVGSLFDGAPSNDRRIAVAFRSRHTKPVTLVLHRGRVSVEEPGGPVDVRLGFDPAALHLVLFGRVSRTRAALTGKLRVTGRRPWLLFEFLRAVRMPTNAAPLSED from the coding sequence GTGGGGGATGTGTCCGATCAGTGGGCGGCGGTGCGCGAGGTCCTGCCCGTCGTCACGGCGAGGTTCGCGGACCTGGTCGAGGCGCACGACCCGGCCGCGCCCGCCACGGCGGAGTGGACGGTCGCCGACACGGCCGCGCACGTCGTCACCATCGCCTCGCTCTACACCACGCTGCTCGCGCCGGAGCCCGAGGTGGCCGACCCGGTCATCGCCGCCCGCATCCCCACCGTCACCGTGGACACGGTCGCCGACATCAACACCCTGGTGCTGGGGCGCTTCCACGAGCGGAACCCGGCGGCCCTGGCCGCCACCCTCCGGTCTTCGGTCGCCACCGTCCTCGACCTGACCACCCGGACGGACCCGGAGCGGACCGTGCCGTGGCTCGGCGCGTCCCGGGTCCCGGTCGGCGGCGTGCTCGCCCACCTGGTCAACGAGATGCTGATCCACGGCTGGGACATCGCCCGCGCGGTCGGCGCGCCGTGGCCCATCCCGGCCCGCGAAGCCGCGCCGTTCTTCGACCTGTTCATCGTCGGCATGATCCGCAACGACGTCGGCAGCCTGTTCGACGGCGCACCGTCGAACGACCGCCGCATCGCCGTCGCCTTCCGCTCCCGCCACACGAAGCCGGTGACGCTCGTCCTGCACCGGGGCCGGGTCTCGGTCGAGGAACCGGGCGGGCCGGTCGACGTGCGCCTGGGCTTCGACCCGGCCGCGCTGCACCTCGTGCTGTTCGGTCGGGTCAGCCGCACCCGCGCCGCGCTCACCGGCAAGCTGCGCGTCACCGGACGGCGGCCGTGGCTGCTGTTCGAGTTCCTGCGCGCCGTCCGGATGCCGACCAACGCCGCGCCGCTGTCCGAGGACTAG
- a CDS encoding VOC family protein: MRITTVILDSADPAKLAEFYRSALGWEPSYSDDTYVFLGTKDAARLGFQKVEGYRGPSWPEERVHAHVDFEVPDVADAVATFVSLGATKPDHQPGGDDWTVLLDPEGHPFCVMPG; encoded by the coding sequence ATGCGCATCACCACCGTCATCCTGGACAGCGCCGACCCGGCGAAGCTGGCCGAGTTCTACCGGTCGGCACTCGGCTGGGAGCCGAGCTACTCCGATGACACGTACGTCTTCCTGGGCACCAAGGACGCCGCCCGGCTCGGCTTCCAGAAGGTCGAGGGGTACCGGGGACCGTCCTGGCCGGAGGAGCGCGTGCACGCCCACGTCGACTTCGAGGTGCCCGACGTGGCCGACGCGGTCGCCACGTTCGTCTCGCTCGGCGCCACCAAGCCCGACCACCAGCCCGGTGGGGACGACTGGACGGTGCTGCTCGACCCCGAGGGGCACCCGTTCTGCGTGATGCCGGGCTGA
- a CDS encoding discoidin domain-containing protein, with protein sequence MSYPRPRTRSRVLTAALALGLAAVLSPVIASTSASAAECGTTNAALNRPATASSTENGGTPATAAVDGNTGTRWSSAFADPQWLQVDLGSVQQVCRVSLTWEAAYGRSFQVQLSDNASTWNTVYSTTTGTGGVQNLTVAGSGRYVRVHGTARATGYGYSLWELSVNTETTGGIVIPPTDPRNPDFGPNVLVYGPGYDRAAMQSRLDQIAAQMKTNQFGSERYAVLYKPGVYDADVNLRFYTQVAGLGLRPDDVRLNGHVRVEADWLQQGDNPNNLGNATQNFWRQAENMFVNLPAGQIERWAVSQAASYRRMHLSGQVQLWNGGDGWASGGLIVDSKIDGVAVSGSQQQFLTRNSNLAGGWNGSVWNMVFVGSQGAPAQHFPNPSHTTVDTTPVVREKPFLHFENGEYKVFVPALRHNSRGTSWENGAPAGQSISLADFFIVKPGTPVATTNAALAQGKHLLLTPGVHRLNDTINVTRPNTVVLGLGLATLSPDTGRAAMAVSDVDGVKLAGFLVDAGVQNSPVLLQLGPANSSASHAANPTSMHDVYLRVGGPQAGKATVSLEVNSDDVIIDHTWVWRADHGTGPTGWTANTGRNGVVVNGDNVTAYGLFVEHYQQYNTVWNGNGGRTYFYQNELPYDPPNQAAWMNGSQLGWAGYKVADHVTTHEGWGMGVYSFNQADPSIRTANGFEVPNRPGVRLHDLVTVSLGGVGTIDNVVNGVGGPANTATQQRYVVDYP encoded by the coding sequence ATGAGCTATCCACGTCCCCGCACCCGTTCACGGGTCCTGACCGCCGCGCTCGCCCTCGGGCTCGCCGCGGTGCTCAGCCCCGTCATCGCCAGCACCTCCGCGAGCGCCGCCGAGTGCGGCACGACCAACGCCGCGCTGAACCGCCCGGCCACGGCGTCGTCCACCGAGAACGGCGGTACCCCTGCCACCGCCGCTGTCGACGGGAACACCGGCACGCGCTGGTCCAGCGCGTTCGCCGACCCCCAGTGGCTCCAGGTGGACCTCGGCTCCGTGCAGCAGGTCTGCCGCGTGTCGCTGACCTGGGAAGCGGCCTACGGCCGGTCGTTCCAGGTCCAGTTGTCGGACAACGCGTCCACCTGGAACACCGTCTACTCCACCACGACCGGCACCGGCGGCGTGCAGAACCTGACCGTGGCGGGCTCCGGCCGCTACGTCCGGGTGCACGGCACGGCGCGCGCGACCGGCTACGGCTACTCGCTGTGGGAGCTGTCGGTGAACACCGAGACCACCGGCGGGATCGTCATCCCGCCGACCGACCCGCGCAACCCGGACTTCGGCCCGAACGTGCTGGTCTACGGTCCCGGTTACGACCGTGCCGCCATGCAGTCCCGGTTGGACCAGATCGCCGCCCAGATGAAGACCAACCAGTTCGGTTCCGAGCGGTACGCCGTGCTCTACAAGCCCGGTGTCTACGACGCCGACGTGAACCTGCGCTTCTACACCCAGGTGGCGGGTCTCGGCCTGCGCCCGGACGACGTGCGGCTCAACGGCCACGTGCGCGTCGAGGCGGACTGGTTGCAGCAGGGCGACAACCCGAACAACCTCGGCAACGCGACGCAGAACTTCTGGCGCCAGGCCGAGAACATGTTCGTCAACCTGCCGGCCGGCCAGATCGAGCGGTGGGCCGTGTCGCAGGCGGCGTCGTACCGGCGCATGCACCTCAGCGGCCAGGTCCAGCTGTGGAACGGCGGTGACGGCTGGGCGTCCGGCGGTCTCATCGTGGACAGCAAGATCGACGGCGTCGCGGTGTCCGGTTCGCAGCAGCAGTTCCTGACCCGCAACAGCAACCTCGCGGGCGGCTGGAACGGCTCGGTGTGGAACATGGTTTTCGTCGGCTCGCAGGGCGCGCCCGCGCAGCACTTCCCGAACCCCTCGCACACCACGGTCGACACCACGCCGGTCGTGCGCGAGAAGCCGTTCCTGCACTTCGAGAACGGCGAGTACAAGGTGTTCGTCCCGGCGCTGCGGCACAACTCGCGCGGCACCAGCTGGGAGAACGGCGCGCCCGCCGGCCAGTCCATCTCGCTGGCCGACTTCTTCATCGTCAAGCCGGGCACGCCCGTCGCGACGACGAACGCGGCGCTGGCGCAGGGCAAGCACCTGCTGCTGACGCCCGGCGTGCACCGCCTGAACGACACCATCAACGTCACCCGCCCGAACACCGTGGTGCTGGGCCTGGGTCTCGCGACCCTGTCCCCCGACACCGGCAGGGCGGCCATGGCGGTGTCCGATGTGGATGGCGTGAAGCTCGCCGGCTTCCTCGTCGACGCCGGCGTGCAGAACTCCCCCGTGCTGCTCCAGCTCGGCCCGGCGAACTCGTCGGCCTCGCACGCCGCCAACCCGACCTCGATGCACGACGTGTACCTGCGCGTCGGCGGGCCCCAGGCGGGCAAGGCGACGGTGTCGCTGGAGGTCAACAGCGACGACGTGATCATCGACCACACGTGGGTGTGGCGTGCCGACCACGGCACCGGTCCCACCGGCTGGACCGCCAACACCGGCCGCAACGGCGTCGTCGTCAACGGCGACAACGTGACGGCGTACGGGTTGTTCGTCGAGCACTACCAGCAGTACAACACGGTGTGGAACGGGAACGGCGGCCGCACGTACTTCTACCAGAACGAGCTGCCGTACGACCCGCCGAACCAGGCCGCGTGGATGAACGGCTCGCAGCTGGGCTGGGCCGGGTACAAGGTGGCCGACCACGTCACGACCCACGAGGGCTGGGGCATGGGGGTGTACTCGTTCAACCAGGCCGACCCGAGCATCCGGACGGCGAACGGCTTCGAGGTGCCCAACCGGCCGGGCGTGCGGTTGCACGACCTGGTGACGGTGTCGCTCGGCGGTGTGGGCACGATCGACAACGTCGTGAACGGCGTCGGCGGGCCGGCGAACACCGCCACGCAGCAGCGGTACGTGGTCGACTACCCGTGA
- a CDS encoding LacI family DNA-binding transcriptional regulator, giving the protein MSRPQTAPPTLEDVARVAGVSRATVSRVINGTRNVDRKIQEVVRAAVDQTGYAPNRAARSLVTKRTGTIALVVSGAGEQGEEDAFASRVFADPFFGRVASGVVGFLRTRGVHPVLMVADTDRAREDVLAFLRQGSADGALLVSTHAEDPLPARLAEAKVPAVLFARPARPVPISYVDLDHQAGAKLAADLLVELGCTQVATITGPLDVPASQNRLTGFRDAMARHGFPYVPIAEGGFTAASGEVAMERLLAEHPGVDGVFAANDLMAQGALNILQQHGKRVPQDVALIGFDDSGPALACRPQLTTVRQPVEDMAAEMARMLLGQVDDPDQRPRSVIFEPSLVVRGSA; this is encoded by the coding sequence ATGAGCAGACCGCAGACGGCTCCGCCGACGTTGGAAGACGTGGCGCGGGTCGCCGGCGTGTCCCGGGCGACGGTGTCACGCGTCATCAACGGCACGCGCAACGTCGACCGCAAGATCCAGGAGGTCGTGCGCGCCGCCGTCGACCAGACCGGGTACGCGCCCAACCGCGCGGCCAGGTCCCTGGTGACCAAGCGGACCGGCACGATCGCGCTCGTCGTGTCCGGCGCGGGCGAGCAGGGCGAGGAGGACGCGTTCGCCTCGCGCGTGTTCGCCGACCCCTTCTTCGGCCGGGTGGCCAGCGGCGTGGTCGGGTTCCTGCGCACGCGCGGCGTGCACCCCGTGCTGATGGTCGCCGACACCGACCGCGCGCGCGAGGACGTGCTCGCGTTCCTGCGGCAGGGCAGCGCCGACGGCGCGCTGCTCGTGTCCACGCACGCCGAGGACCCGCTGCCCGCGCGCCTGGCGGAGGCGAAGGTCCCGGCCGTGCTGTTCGCGCGGCCCGCGCGCCCGGTGCCGATCAGCTACGTCGACCTCGACCACCAGGCCGGCGCGAAGCTCGCCGCCGACCTGCTGGTGGAACTGGGCTGCACGCAGGTCGCCACCATCACGGGACCGCTCGACGTCCCGGCATCGCAGAACAGGTTGACCGGGTTCCGGGACGCGATGGCGCGTCACGGTTTTCCGTACGTCCCGATCGCCGAGGGCGGTTTCACGGCCGCGAGCGGTGAGGTCGCGATGGAGCGGCTGCTCGCCGAGCACCCGGGGGTCGACGGGGTGTTCGCGGCCAATGACCTGATGGCGCAGGGAGCGCTGAACATCCTTCAGCAGCACGGGAAACGCGTGCCGCAGGACGTGGCGCTCATCGGTTTCGACGACAGCGGCCCGGCGCTCGCGTGCCGACCGCAGCTCACGACGGTGCGCCAACCGGTGGAGGACATGGCCGCCGAGATGGCCCGCATGCTGCTGGGCCAGGTGGACGACCCGGACCAGCGCCCGAGATCGGTCATCTTCGAGCCGTCGCTGGTGGTGCGGGGCTCCGCCTGA
- a CDS encoding ROK family protein encodes MAPKRTTVRDLRRQNRSTLLSTLFFDGPLSRYELSGLSGLSAATVSNVTAELVEDGLVVEAGSVDSDGGRPRVLLRVNPAFGHVVGVDVGETGVKVELFDLGLRQLGAADHALSVGSPGAVASLIASSVRDVVAAAGVPASTVLGVGIGVPGTVEQGTTAVVHAPTIGWDAVRLEELIRSAGGTWPLYVENGAKTQGQAEMWFGAGRGARHVVIALIGSGVGAAVVADGDVYRGATSSAGEWGHTTIVYGGRPCRCGALGCLEAYVGAEGILDRYRKARGRSAPDLLAGDDEQSAVAALIAAAAHSKTAARVLEETAGYLGAGIANLVNLFNPERIVLGGWAGLALGAHQLDAIVAATRAHALRHPYDQTTLTVGHFGPDAVAVGAATLPVAALLEGAADPRKPTTRTADIA; translated from the coding sequence GTGGCTCCGAAGCGCACCACCGTCCGCGACCTGCGTCGGCAGAACCGTTCGACGCTGTTGTCGACGCTGTTCTTCGACGGGCCCCTGAGCAGGTACGAGCTGTCCGGCCTGTCCGGGCTGTCCGCCGCGACGGTGTCCAACGTGACCGCCGAACTGGTCGAGGACGGGCTGGTGGTCGAGGCCGGATCGGTCGACTCCGACGGCGGCCGGCCGCGCGTGCTGCTGCGCGTCAACCCCGCGTTCGGGCACGTGGTGGGCGTCGACGTCGGGGAGACCGGGGTCAAGGTCGAGCTGTTCGACCTGGGCCTGCGGCAGCTCGGCGCGGCCGACCACGCCCTGTCGGTGGGCTCCCCCGGCGCGGTCGCCTCGCTCATCGCGTCGTCGGTCCGGGACGTGGTCGCCGCGGCCGGTGTGCCCGCGTCGACCGTGCTCGGCGTGGGGATCGGCGTTCCCGGGACGGTCGAGCAGGGCACCACCGCCGTGGTGCACGCGCCGACCATCGGCTGGGACGCCGTGCGACTGGAGGAGCTGATCCGGTCGGCCGGCGGCACGTGGCCGCTGTACGTGGAGAACGGGGCCAAGACCCAGGGCCAGGCCGAGATGTGGTTCGGCGCGGGACGGGGTGCCCGGCACGTCGTGATAGCCCTCATCGGCTCCGGCGTCGGCGCGGCCGTGGTGGCGGACGGCGACGTGTACCGGGGTGCGACCAGTTCCGCGGGCGAGTGGGGTCACACCACGATCGTGTACGGCGGTCGGCCCTGCCGGTGCGGCGCCCTCGGGTGCCTGGAGGCGTACGTCGGCGCGGAGGGCATCCTCGACCGGTACCGGAAGGCGCGCGGCCGTTCCGCGCCCGACCTCCTCGCCGGTGACGACGAGCAGTCGGCCGTGGCGGCGTTGATCGCGGCGGCGGCGCACTCGAAGACGGCGGCGCGCGTGCTGGAGGAGACGGCGGGCTACCTGGGGGCCGGGATCGCGAACCTGGTGAACCTGTTCAACCCGGAGCGCATCGTGCTGGGTGGGTGGGCCGGCCTGGCCCTGGGCGCGCACCAGTTGGACGCGATCGTGGCGGCGACCCGTGCCCACGCCCTCCGCCACCCGTACGACCAGACCACCCTCACCGTGGGCCACTTCGGGCCGGACGCGGTGGCCGTGGGCGCCGCCACCCTCCCCGTGGCCGCCCTCCTGGAGGGCGCGGCCGACCCCCGCAAACCCACCACCCGAACCGCCGACATCGCCTGA
- a CDS encoding ABC transporter substrate-binding protein translates to MRLRRTSALAVAAALLFSAACSATNPGTNSSNTEGVLNVGMPNGPQTENNNPFLNSSAASSLGYRRLLFEPLAMVNEVNPTEKPKPWLATEWTWADNYTKLSLTIRDGVTWSDGKPLTAEDVAFTFQLLKANPGLNIDSVPYDQVSSSGTKVDVVFPRSQFVNQKKILEQLIVPKHIWSTIASPTTETVKTPVGSGPYTLKSFTPQTVTLAVRDSYWQELPKVKEVRYTSYSDNNAQTTALATGAAEWSFVFIPNYEAVYTSKDPEHYKLWFPPVLGIHGLWFNTKVTPWDNPALRRAVNMVINRDDIFTQGEAGYFYPKVDHITGIPLPAGASYIAPEFKDKTVKVDVEGAKKELTAAGFTFDGDKLKDPSGQPVTLKMTVPSGWSDYVTNLEIIKDNVSQIGIEATVDLPNADAWTKALDTGDFQAALHWTNNGPTPYDIYENIMNGALYKPIGEGGINGNYGRYENPEATAALNDFANAPDEATRTAAMHKLQQIHVRDMPVAITSAANAGGQYSTKNWIGWPDEANPYAPAQPTLENALDVVMHLKPAA, encoded by the coding sequence ATGCGACTCAGGCGAACGTCCGCCCTCGCCGTCGCGGCAGCCCTGCTGTTCTCGGCCGCCTGTTCGGCCACGAACCCCGGCACGAACAGCAGCAACACCGAAGGCGTGCTGAACGTCGGCATGCCGAACGGCCCGCAGACCGAGAACAACAACCCGTTCCTCAACTCGTCGGCGGCCAGTTCGCTCGGCTACCGCAGGCTCCTGTTCGAGCCGCTGGCGATGGTCAACGAGGTGAACCCCACGGAGAAGCCCAAGCCGTGGCTGGCCACCGAGTGGACGTGGGCCGACAACTACACCAAGCTCAGCCTGACCATCCGCGACGGCGTGACCTGGTCCGACGGCAAGCCGCTGACCGCCGAGGACGTGGCGTTCACCTTCCAGCTGCTCAAGGCCAACCCCGGCCTGAACATCGACTCGGTGCCCTACGACCAGGTGTCGTCCTCCGGCACCAAGGTCGACGTGGTCTTCCCCCGGTCGCAGTTCGTGAACCAGAAGAAGATCCTCGAACAGCTCATCGTGCCCAAGCACATCTGGTCGACGATCGCGAGCCCCACCACCGAGACGGTCAAGACCCCCGTCGGCAGCGGCCCGTACACGCTGAAGTCGTTCACGCCGCAGACCGTCACGCTGGCCGTGCGCGACTCGTACTGGCAGGAGCTGCCGAAGGTCAAGGAGGTCCGCTACACCTCCTACAGCGACAACAACGCGCAGACCACCGCCCTCGCGACCGGCGCGGCCGAGTGGAGCTTCGTGTTCATCCCGAACTACGAGGCCGTCTACACCTCGAAGGACCCCGAGCACTACAAGCTCTGGTTCCCGCCGGTGCTGGGCATCCACGGCCTGTGGTTCAACACGAAGGTCACGCCGTGGGACAACCCGGCCCTGCGCCGCGCGGTCAACATGGTGATCAACCGCGACGACATCTTCACCCAGGGCGAGGCCGGGTACTTCTACCCGAAGGTCGACCACATCACGGGCATCCCGCTGCCCGCCGGCGCCTCGTACATCGCGCCCGAGTTCAAGGACAAGACCGTCAAGGTCGACGTCGAGGGCGCGAAGAAGGAGCTGACCGCCGCGGGCTTCACCTTCGACGGCGACAAGCTCAAGGACCCGTCGGGCCAGCCCGTCACGCTGAAGATGACCGTGCCCTCGGGCTGGTCGGACTACGTGACGAACCTGGAGATCATCAAGGACAACGTCTCGCAGATCGGCATCGAGGCGACCGTCGACCTGCCGAACGCCGACGCGTGGACCAAGGCGCTCGACACCGGTGACTTTCAGGCCGCGCTGCACTGGACCAACAACGGCCCGACGCCGTACGACATCTACGAGAACATCATGAACGGCGCGCTCTACAAGCCGATCGGCGAGGGCGGCATCAACGGCAACTACGGCCGTTACGAGAACCCCGAGGCCACCGCGGCGCTGAACGACTTCGCCAACGCCCCGGACGAGGCCACCCGCACCGCGGCGATGCACAAGCTCCAGCAGATCCACGTCCGCGACATGCCGGTCGCCATCACCTCCGCGGCCAACGCGGGCGGCCAGTACAGCACCAAGAACTGGATCGGCTGGCCGGACGAGGCCAACCCGTACGCGCCCGCCCAGCCCACGCTGGAGAACGCGCTCGACGTGGTCATGCACCTGAAGCCGGCCGCATGA
- a CDS encoding ABC transporter ATP-binding protein: protein MTTSTSPSASGTTAEVVLEADGLTKHFPVRKRGRELLSRAVRSVRAVEDVTLRLHRGRVTALVGESGSGKSTVARLLAQLYPRTSGAIRLHGEPVDTKGGKRFRAYSKRVQMIFQDPFASLNPVHTVRYHLTRALKIHGNAGTNAAEQEQALVDLLTRVQLTPPERYIDKFPHELSGGQRQRVAIARALGADPEVLLADEPVSMLDVSIRLGVLNLLRDLKERLHLAILYITHDIASARYFADETFVMYAGGIVEGGDSETVTQRPAHPYTQLLIDSAPDPDRPAAEVKDGGTGEPPSLITPPSGCRFHPRCPHAMKVCPEKAPPRFAIGDDGAAAGAAGAVGDGAHFAACWLYGDLSDADRVKLRREDGR, encoded by the coding sequence ATGACGACGAGCACTTCCCCGTCGGCCTCCGGGACCACCGCAGAGGTGGTCCTGGAGGCCGACGGCCTGACCAAGCACTTCCCGGTCCGCAAGCGCGGGCGAGAGCTGCTGTCCAGGGCGGTGCGCTCCGTGCGCGCGGTCGAGGACGTGACGCTCAGGCTGCACCGCGGCCGGGTCACCGCGCTGGTCGGCGAGTCCGGTTCGGGCAAGTCGACGGTGGCCCGCCTGCTGGCGCAGCTCTACCCCCGGACCTCCGGTGCGATCCGGCTGCACGGCGAGCCGGTCGACACCAAGGGCGGCAAGCGCTTCCGGGCGTACAGCAAGCGCGTCCAGATGATCTTCCAGGACCCGTTCGCGTCGCTGAACCCCGTGCACACCGTGCGCTACCACCTCACCCGGGCGCTGAAGATCCACGGGAACGCGGGCACGAACGCCGCCGAGCAGGAGCAGGCGCTGGTCGACCTGCTCACCCGGGTGCAGCTCACCCCGCCCGAGCGGTACATCGACAAGTTCCCGCACGAGCTGTCCGGCGGCCAGCGCCAGCGCGTCGCGATCGCGCGCGCCCTCGGCGCCGACCCCGAGGTGCTGCTGGCCGACGAGCCGGTGTCGATGCTGGACGTCTCCATCCGGCTCGGCGTGCTGAACCTGCTGCGCGACCTCAAGGAGCGCCTGCACCTCGCCATCCTCTACATCACCCACGACATCGCCTCGGCGCGCTACTTCGCCGACGAGACGTTCGTGATGTACGCGGGCGGCATCGTCGAGGGCGGCGACAGCGAGACCGTCACGCAGCGGCCCGCGCACCCGTACACGCAGCTGCTCATCGACTCCGCGCCCGACCCCGACCGCCCCGCCGCCGAGGTCAAGGACGGCGGCACGGGCGAGCCCCCGTCGCTGATCACGCCGCCGTCCGGCTGCCGGTTCCACCCGCGCTGCCCGCACGCCATGAAGGTGTGCCCGGAGAAGGCGCCGCCGCGGTTCGCCATCGGCGACGACGGCGCCGCGGCCGGTGCGGCCGGTGCGGTCGGCGACGGGGCGCACTTCGCCGCGTGCTGGCTCTACGGCGACCTGTCCGACGCCGACCGGGTGAAGCTGCGGCGGGAGGACGGGCGGTGA